From the genome of Nicotiana sylvestris chromosome 1, ASM39365v2, whole genome shotgun sequence:
atatCCATGGCAGTGTCAGGTGCAAGGAGAAACTGTACTCCCAGATCCCTTTTCTCACAAAGGACCCCGCAACACTATTACCCTCACCAAGACTTGGCATATACTCCTCAACCATACTCGGTCATGAATGCTCAGCCTTATTtccggccacaacaacaagccaactgaaatcaagctccatttcctagaaaccaacctccttaccaaacccactacaaCCCACgtcctccacaaaataatttccaccctCATGAACCGCCCAAGAGGCCAtatttcacaccaattggcgaaaCCTACTCCAGCCTGTTACCAAAGCTTGTTCAAATGGGTCTGCTACAGCCTGTTcctcaaaccaggcaaaacccagcatcacccgcttacagagccggtacccgatgcgcctatcactcaggggcagaagggcatgacacggatgattgctggactctgaagagagccgtggagaatttgatagaacaaaggaagatagtgctGAAGGatgaagatgttcccaatgtgaccaacaacccacTGCCAGCCCACAATAACTGGCCGgtaattggaatgatttgtgaggataaggaatttgaccaaacattgaaggccatcattgccattgatgatgaagaaaagaaaccaaaagctgccccgaagcaagataaaggggagaaaaataaagaaaccaCCCCTCCAAAGTCAGAGAAGAAAATTGAAGTTGAGACTGGGGCAACGCCtcccaaagatgttgttctctaCGTCCCTCAAGGCCGTAAAGAAAAGCAGATGACATTGAGTCCTCCCAGAAGATTCGAGCTGAACAAAACAACCCAGATGTATGTGCCCAAGGGGGCTTATGTAATGCGGGGGCCAATTCAGCCGTcgaggctgaatgagcccgtggttattggacaCGTGCCACATAAGCCCATGAAAGATCCTACTGATGtgccctggaactacaacaaaatggtggtgacctataagggcaaagaaatcccaggagaagttcaagaaaataaccctgTTGAAAAGTATTCCAatttggaagaggtgaacaacgctactagaaagcgcttcccacttaagaagcccgtgagtgccgAAGAAGTGGAGGCTTTCtttcaaaacatgaaaatggTAGATTATGAGGTGATTGACCAACTTCGAAAATTTGCCGAACAAGTCTCCTTGTTGGCTTTGTTGATGAACTCCGCCGAACATCagaaggtattgatcaagacccttaacgaaaCATATGTGCCTGTTGACACTTCTGTAGAGCAGTTGGAGAGAATGGCAGAAAGATTTTTTGCAATCAACCAGATCACtttcagcaaaaatgatttgCCCTCAGAAGGGGCTGCACATAACAAAGCCCTGCACCTAACAGTCAAATGCAAAGGGAACTACGTGAAAAAggttatgttggacggaggctTTGAAGTATACATTTGCCCACTTTCAACTCTACAGCGCATGGAAATCGGGA
Proteins encoded in this window:
- the LOC138890128 gene encoding uncharacterized protein, which encodes MGLLQPVPQTRQNPASPAYRAGTRCAYHSGAEGHDTDDCWTLKRAVENLIEQRKIVLKDEDVPNVTNNPLPAHNNWPVIGMICEDKEFDQTLKAIIAIDDEEKKPKAAPKQDKGEKNKETTPPKSEKKIEVETGATPPKDVVLYVPQGRKEKQMTLSPPRRFELNKTTQMYVPKGAYVMRGPIQPSRLNEPVVIGHVPHKPMKDPTDVPWNYNKMVVTYKGKEIPGEVQENNPVEKYSNLEEVNNATRKRFPLKKPVSAEEVEAFFQNMKMVDYEVIDQLRKFAEQVSLLALLMNSAEHQKVLIKTLNETYVPVDTSVEQLERMAERFFAINQITFSKNDLPSEGAAHNKALHLTVKCKGNYVKKVMLDGGFEVYICPLSTLQRMEIGTEIIRPNNVCVRAFDGIKRDTIGEIDLILTIGPVDFKVTFQVLDMDTSYNFLLGMPWIHAAGAVPSTIHQMVKFEHEDQDIVVHGEDEQSIYRDPSIPCLEAREGSEHIVYQAFEIVVADQYK